A section of the Metabacillus endolithicus genome encodes:
- a CDS encoding YjcZ family sporulation protein: MSHGFTGNFALIVVLFILLIIIGASYL; encoded by the coding sequence ATGAGCCACGGTTTTACAGGAAACTTTGCTTTGATTGTAGTATTGTTCATCCTATTAATTATTATTGGAGCTTCTTACCTTTAA
- a CDS encoding YjcZ family sporulation protein — MSGAYTGGFALIVVLFILLIIVGAAWL; from the coding sequence ATGAGCGGTGCATATACAGGTGGATTCGCGTTAATCGTTGTATTGTTCATCTTGTTAATCATTGTTGGTGCAGCATGGTTATAA
- a CDS encoding YjcZ family sporulation protein: MSFGFSNNFALIVVLFILLIIIGASYL; encoded by the coding sequence ATGAGCTTTGGTTTTTCAAATAACTTTGCTTTGATTGTTGTACTGTTCATTCTGTTAATCATCATTGGAGCTTCTTATCTTTAA
- the yjcZ gene encoding sporulation protein YjcZ → MIVVLFILLIIIKISYL, encoded by the coding sequence TTGATTGTTGTACTGTTCATTCTGCTAATCATCATTAAAATTTCTTATCTTTAA